In Aquabacterium sp. OR-4, the following proteins share a genomic window:
- the xylB gene encoding xylulokinase, whose product MYLGIDLGTSEIKLLLLANDQRIVATTGAPLTLQRPQPLWSEQQPADWWAALDAAMAQLKRQVPQALGDVRAIGLSGQMHGAVLLDAAGQVLRPAILWNDGRSGAECAALEAAVPALHQIAGNLAMPGFTAPKLMWVRRHEPELFARVATVLLPKDWLRFKLSGGGIGSEGEKASDASDASGTLWLDVAARRWSPTVLAACGLAEAQMPRVVEGSDVAGHLHETLARRWGLPAGIAIAGGGGDNAASAVGIGATAPGQGFVSLGTSGVIFVTGSRYRPNPPAAVHAFCHALPGRWHQMSVMLSAASALRWTKDATGAASEAALVAEAEALSPAERERAPIFLPYLGGERTPHNNPEAQAAFIGLTHAHGRGHLAQAVLEGVSFGLLDGWFALDADERARVQSLSLVGGGARSAHWARLLATLIDRPLLLREGGETGAALGAARLAWLAEQGLRADEAAICAAAPVRQAHEPVPAWREALLARYARFRQLYPRLNGPR is encoded by the coding sequence ATGTACCTCGGCATCGACCTCGGCACCTCCGAAATCAAGCTGCTGCTGCTGGCCAACGATCAGCGCATCGTCGCCACCACCGGCGCGCCGCTGACGCTGCAACGCCCGCAGCCGCTGTGGAGCGAGCAGCAACCGGCTGACTGGTGGGCGGCGCTGGATGCGGCGATGGCCCAGCTGAAGCGACAGGTGCCGCAGGCCTTGGGCGATGTGCGCGCCATCGGCCTGTCGGGCCAGATGCACGGCGCCGTTCTGCTGGATGCCGCGGGCCAGGTGCTGCGCCCGGCCATCCTGTGGAACGACGGCCGCAGCGGCGCCGAGTGCGCCGCGCTGGAGGCCGCCGTGCCGGCGCTGCACCAGATCGCCGGCAACCTGGCCATGCCCGGCTTCACCGCGCCCAAGCTGATGTGGGTGCGCCGGCACGAGCCCGAGCTGTTTGCCCGCGTGGCCACCGTGCTGCTGCCCAAGGACTGGCTGCGCTTCAAGCTGAGCGGTGGCGGCATCGGCAGCGAGGGCGAGAAGGCCAGCGACGCCAGCGACGCCTCGGGCACGCTGTGGCTCGACGTGGCCGCGCGCCGCTGGAGCCCCACCGTGCTGGCCGCCTGCGGCCTTGCCGAGGCGCAGATGCCGCGCGTGGTGGAAGGCAGCGACGTGGCCGGCCACCTGCACGAGACGCTGGCCCGCCGCTGGGGCCTGCCGGCGGGCATTGCGATCGCCGGCGGCGGGGGCGACAACGCCGCCAGCGCGGTGGGCATTGGCGCCACGGCGCCGGGGCAGGGCTTCGTGTCGCTGGGCACCAGTGGCGTGATCTTCGTCACCGGCAGCCGCTACCGGCCCAACCCGCCGGCCGCGGTACATGCCTTCTGCCATGCCTTGCCCGGCCGCTGGCACCAGATGAGCGTGATGCTCTCGGCCGCCAGCGCGCTGCGCTGGACCAAGGACGCCACCGGCGCCGCCAGCGAAGCCGCGCTGGTGGCCGAGGCCGAGGCCTTGAGCCCCGCCGAGCGCGAGCGTGCGCCGATCTTTCTGCCCTACCTGGGCGGCGAGCGCACGCCGCACAACAACCCCGAGGCGCAGGCCGCGTTCATCGGCCTGACCCATGCCCATGGCCGCGGCCACCTGGCCCAGGCGGTGCTGGAAGGCGTGAGCTTCGGCCTGCTGGACGGCTGGTTTGCGCTGGATGCCGACGAGCGCGCGCGGGTCCAGTCGCTGTCACTGGTGGGTGGCGGTGCGCGCAGCGCGCACTGGGCGCGGCTGCTGGCCACGCTGATCGACCGCCCGCTGCTGCTGCGCGAGGGCGGCGAGACCGGCGCCGCGCTGGGCGCCGCGCGCCTGGCCTGGCTGGCTGAGCAGGGCCTGCGGGCCGACGAGGCCGCCATCTGCGCCGCGGCCCCGGTGCGCCAGGCCCATGAGCCGGTGCCGGCCTGGCGCGAGGCGCTGCTGGCGCGTTACGCACGCTTCAGGCAGCTGTATCCACGGCTGAACGGCCCGCGCTGA
- a CDS encoding AraC family transcriptional regulator, producing the protein MSVKPGLPRDIRPELEHEHARSPDLGYESSSDVGFVRCLSHGFPTPLARWHYHDEYELHLITSTSGKVFVGDWIGPFGPGQLVLTGPRLPHNWVSLDVPEGGVEQRDLVIQFSHEPLARAADTIPELREVLPLLERAKNGIEFFGLSERATTHWQRVKTSRGLRRITAFCDYLADLAACTDYRLLSSVQLQSDGDDASIAQIHAVVSRITDNIAEPITLAGVAAELGMSESRFSRFFRRATGNTFVDFVNRVRIHRACQLLMESDRLITHICYEVGFNNVANFNRRFLEVKGMTPSDFRKQSANRFSGST; encoded by the coding sequence ATGTCGGTCAAGCCCGGTCTGCCCCGCGACATCCGGCCCGAGCTGGAGCACGAGCATGCGCGCTCGCCCGACCTGGGCTACGAGTCGTCCAGCGACGTCGGCTTCGTGCGCTGCCTGTCGCACGGATTTCCCACGCCGCTGGCGCGCTGGCACTACCACGACGAGTACGAGCTGCACCTGATCACCAGCACCAGCGGCAAGGTGTTCGTGGGCGACTGGATCGGCCCCTTCGGCCCCGGCCAGCTGGTGCTCACCGGCCCGCGCCTGCCGCACAACTGGGTGAGCCTGGATGTGCCCGAAGGCGGCGTCGAGCAGCGCGACCTGGTGATCCAGTTCTCGCACGAGCCGCTGGCCCGGGCGGCCGACACCATTCCCGAGCTGCGCGAGGTGCTGCCGCTGCTCGAGCGCGCCAAGAACGGCATCGAGTTCTTCGGCCTGTCGGAGCGGGCCACCACCCACTGGCAGCGCGTGAAGACCTCGCGCGGCCTGCGCCGCATCACCGCCTTCTGCGACTACCTGGCCGACCTGGCCGCCTGCACCGATTACCGGCTGCTGTCGAGCGTGCAGCTGCAAAGCGATGGCGACGATGCCTCGATCGCGCAGATCCATGCCGTGGTCAGCCGCATCACCGACAACATCGCCGAGCCCATCACGCTGGCCGGCGTGGCCGCCGAGCTGGGCATGAGCGAGAGCCGCTTCTCGCGCTTTTTTCGCCGCGCCACCGGCAACACCTTTGTCGACTTCGTCAACCGCGTGCGCATCCACCGCGCCTGCCAGCTGCTGATGGAGAGCGACCGCCTCATCACCCACATCTGCTACGAGGTGGGATTCAACAACGTGGCCAACTTCAACCGGCGCTTTCTCGAGGTCAAGGGCATGACGCCCAGCGACTTCCGCAAGCAGTCGGCCAACCGTTTCTCCGGCTCGACATAG
- a CDS encoding TonB-dependent siderophore receptor: MSRNPALSACAFAAALVFLPAHGQSQPAVATTDSAPPAPAAQASTTATASTTPASGQAVVITGKRAQRISKGATGLPLTIKDTPQSVSTVDKEELSDFGLDGANDALSLVTGVNVEQYETNRATYNARGFDIQSTQLDGLGMTNSWGTVVGQQDTFLFERIEVIRGANGLLTGVGNSSGTINYVRKRPTNTDQGTIGLTLGSYNKKRLTLDLNRRLSDDGRWAGRLVVAHDDKDSYLRALHDKRTSIYGVIDGQIGSNGTLTLGFSHQDMKQKSPMWGSLTLNYTNGSRANFDRSASTSQDWTYWNTRTNSGFIEYTHSLSENWELKATYNVRRTEEATRLLYAYTNGGGLNADNTGLVGWAYTSYSPSDSEILDVNLNGRFSLFGRKHQLLAGLSHATDEFTTDTRAAVVGNFLALPAFPYAGNVYAEPTWGAAEPATAGKQVLTRLYLASRLNLADGLHAITGLNAVRLQREGSSRYGNTPATVYPDTSKVSPYLGLSYEITPDISAYASYSSIFQNQEQVDFGGEYLAPMKGLNHEIGVKAEWLDKKLLTTLAVYGAKQSGLAAFAGTFPTDTDPNTTRDGTYYYTPVDAKSSGWEFEAMGRVGEGVKLAAGIARVEIEGINGYQVGTLWVPKTTAHVRAESKLPLLPGLRAGASLRWQSEVQGSSGVRQTAYTLVDAFAAYEFDASTSVRLNVKNLLDKTYVRGLQYGAIYGAPRNYQLSLQHKF, translated from the coding sequence ATGTCCCGCAATCCGGCGCTCAGCGCCTGCGCCTTTGCCGCCGCCCTGGTGTTTCTGCCCGCCCATGGCCAGAGCCAGCCCGCCGTTGCCACCACCGACAGCGCGCCGCCGGCGCCGGCGGCGCAGGCCAGCACCACCGCAACAGCCAGCACCACGCCCGCCAGCGGCCAGGCGGTGGTGATCACCGGCAAGCGCGCGCAGCGCATTTCGAAGGGCGCCACGGGCCTGCCGCTGACGATCAAGGACACGCCGCAATCGGTGAGCACGGTCGACAAGGAGGAGCTCAGCGACTTCGGCCTCGACGGCGCCAACGACGCGCTGAGCCTGGTCACCGGCGTCAACGTCGAGCAGTACGAGACCAACCGCGCCACCTACAACGCGCGCGGCTTCGACATCCAGTCCACCCAGCTCGACGGCCTGGGCATGACCAACTCCTGGGGCACCGTGGTGGGCCAGCAGGACACCTTCCTGTTCGAGCGCATCGAGGTCATCCGCGGCGCCAACGGCCTGCTCACCGGCGTGGGCAATTCGTCGGGCACGATCAACTACGTGCGCAAGCGCCCCACCAACACCGACCAGGGCACGATCGGCCTGACGCTGGGCTCGTACAACAAGAAGCGCCTCACGCTCGACCTGAACCGGCGCCTGTCCGACGACGGCCGCTGGGCCGGCCGCCTGGTGGTGGCGCACGACGACAAGGATTCGTACCTGCGCGCGCTGCATGACAAGCGCACCAGCATCTACGGCGTGATCGACGGCCAGATCGGCAGCAACGGCACGCTGACGCTGGGCTTCAGCCACCAGGACATGAAGCAGAAGTCACCGATGTGGGGCTCGCTGACGCTGAACTACACCAACGGCAGCCGCGCCAACTTCGACCGCTCGGCCTCCACCTCGCAAGACTGGACCTACTGGAACACCCGCACCAACAGCGGCTTCATCGAGTACACCCACAGCCTGAGCGAGAACTGGGAGCTGAAGGCCACCTACAACGTGCGGCGCACCGAGGAGGCCACCCGCCTGCTCTACGCCTACACCAACGGTGGCGGCCTGAACGCCGACAACACCGGCCTGGTCGGCTGGGCCTACACCTCGTACTCGCCCAGCGACAGCGAGATCCTGGATGTCAACCTGAACGGGCGCTTCAGCCTCTTCGGACGCAAGCACCAGTTGCTGGCCGGCCTGAGCCATGCCACCGACGAGTTCACCACCGACACCCGGGCCGCCGTCGTCGGCAACTTCCTCGCCTTGCCGGCCTTCCCGTATGCCGGCAACGTCTATGCCGAGCCCACCTGGGGCGCGGCCGAGCCGGCCACCGCCGGCAAGCAGGTGCTGACCCGCCTGTACCTGGCCTCGCGCCTGAACCTGGCCGATGGCCTGCACGCCATCACCGGCCTGAACGCGGTGCGCCTGCAGCGCGAGGGCAGCTCGCGCTACGGCAACACGCCGGCCACGGTGTACCCCGACACCAGCAAGGTCAGCCCCTACCTGGGCCTGAGCTACGAGATCACGCCCGACATCTCGGCCTATGCCTCGTACTCCAGCATCTTCCAGAACCAGGAGCAGGTTGACTTCGGCGGCGAGTACCTGGCGCCGATGAAGGGCCTGAACCACGAGATCGGTGTCAAGGCCGAGTGGCTGGACAAGAAGCTGTTGACCACGCTGGCCGTGTACGGCGCCAAGCAAAGCGGCCTGGCCGCCTTTGCCGGCACCTTCCCGACCGACACCGACCCCAACACCACCCGCGACGGCACCTACTACTACACGCCGGTCGACGCCAAGTCCTCGGGCTGGGAGTTCGAGGCCATGGGCCGCGTGGGCGAGGGCGTCAAGCTGGCCGCCGGCATTGCGCGGGTCGAGATCGAAGGCATCAACGGCTACCAGGTCGGCACGCTGTGGGTGCCCAAGACCACCGCCCACGTGCGTGCCGAAAGCAAGCTGCCGCTGCTGCCAGGCCTGCGCGCCGGTGCATCGCTGCGCTGGCAAAGCGAGGTGCAGGGCAGCAGCGGCGTGCGCCAGACGGCCTACACCCTGGTGGACGCGTTCGCCGCCTACGAGTTCGATGCCAGCACCAGCGTGCGCTTGAACGTCAAGAACCTGCTCGACAAGACCTATGTGCGCGGCCTGCAGTACGGCGCCATCTATGGCGCGCCGCGCAACTACCAGCTCAGCCTGCAGCACAAGTTCTGA
- a CDS encoding PepSY-associated TM helix domain-containing protein: protein MPSPKALRVWSWLHTWSSLVCTVFMLLLCLTGLPLIFHHEIEHLSGDEVELPALAHSGPPASFDTVLAAARAKYPQRVLQYASADEENPLLWHVTLTPTPAPTDDYKSLAVDGRNAQVLRDARTSEGFMYWMLRLHVDLFADLPGKLFLGFMGLLLVIAIVSGVVLYAPFMRKLEFGAVRRDRSPRLKWLDLHNLLGIVTLVWALVVGFTGVINTWTDLLVKYWQYSELSALLAPYQGQALVAEAERAPMQAALDAARAHTPDKRMAFAAFPGTAFSSPHHVTFFMQGNTPLTSKLMQPVLVDARTAKVTASPQLPWYLTALLLSQPLHFGDYGGLPMKLLWALLDIATLVVLGSGLYLWVRRRADQKQAAVQSPDTGLSSAAG from the coding sequence ATGCCCTCGCCCAAAGCCCTGCGCGTGTGGTCGTGGCTGCACACCTGGAGCAGCCTGGTCTGCACCGTGTTCATGCTGCTGCTGTGCCTGACCGGTCTGCCGCTGATCTTTCATCACGAGATCGAGCACCTCAGCGGTGACGAGGTGGAACTGCCCGCGCTGGCCCACAGCGGCCCGCCGGCCAGCTTCGACACGGTGCTGGCCGCGGCGCGCGCCAAGTACCCGCAGCGCGTGCTGCAGTACGCCTCGGCCGACGAGGAGAACCCGCTGCTGTGGCATGTGACGCTGACGCCCACGCCGGCCCCCACCGACGACTACAAGTCGCTTGCCGTGGATGGCCGCAACGCCCAGGTGCTGCGCGACGCGCGCACCAGCGAAGGCTTCATGTACTGGATGCTGCGCCTGCACGTCGACCTGTTTGCCGATCTGCCCGGCAAGCTGTTCCTGGGCTTCATGGGCCTGCTGCTGGTGATCGCCATCGTCTCGGGCGTGGTGCTGTACGCGCCCTTCATGCGCAAGCTCGAGTTCGGCGCGGTGCGCCGCGACCGCTCGCCGCGCCTGAAGTGGCTGGACCTGCACAACCTGCTGGGCATCGTGACCCTGGTGTGGGCGCTGGTGGTGGGCTTCACCGGCGTGATCAACACCTGGACCGACCTGCTGGTGAAGTACTGGCAGTACAGCGAGCTGAGCGCGCTGCTGGCGCCCTACCAGGGCCAGGCCCTGGTGGCCGAGGCCGAGCGCGCGCCGATGCAGGCCGCACTCGATGCCGCGCGCGCCCACACGCCCGACAAGCGCATGGCCTTCGCGGCGTTTCCGGGCACCGCCTTCTCCAGCCCGCACCATGTCACCTTCTTCATGCAGGGCAATACGCCGCTCACCTCCAAGCTGATGCAGCCGGTGCTGGTGGATGCGCGCACCGCCAAGGTCACGGCCTCGCCCCAGCTGCCCTGGTACCTGACCGCCCTGCTGCTGTCGCAGCCGCTGCACTTTGGCGACTACGGCGGCCTGCCGATGAAGCTGCTGTGGGCCTTGCTCGACATCGCCACCCTGGTGGTGCTGGGCAGCGGCCTGTACCTGTGGGTTCGCCGCCGCGCCGACCAGAAGCAGGCGGCCGTTCAGTCACCGGACACCGGGCTCAGCTCGGCGGCGGGCTGA